The following proteins are co-located in the Primulina tabacum isolate GXHZ01 chromosome 11, ASM2559414v2, whole genome shotgun sequence genome:
- the LOC142519287 gene encoding protein LHCP TRANSLOCATION DEFECT-like codes for MASTFPLSLQPKFSSKPIGSSSYSSGYAVVPLPQRTCPFLGCAKGANGLGWCRSTRKLGPSCGSRTTCWFKFGKNGVDAEGAGIYGSQSRDDFDRDDVEQYFNYMGMLAVEGSYDKMEALLNQNIHPVDILLLMAASEGDKPKIEELMRAGANCTIKDAQGRTALDRAASNEIKEFILGFSVQKA; via the exons ATGGCGTCAACATTTCCACTTtctctccaaccaaaattctcCTCTAAACCTATAGGTTCTTCTTCTTATTCAAGTGGGTATGCTGTTGTACCTCTCCCGCAGCGGACTTGTCCATTTCTGGGTTGTGCAAAAGGTGCAAATGGTCTTGGATGGTGCAGAAGCACAAGAAAATTGGGTCCCAGCTGCGGTTCGAGAACCACTTGCTGGTTCAAGTTCGGGAAGAATGGAGTCGATGCTGAAGGTGCCGGCATTTATGGTAGTCAGTCCCGCGATGATTTTGACCGCGACGATGTTGAACAG TACTTCAACTATATGGGCATGTTAGCTGTGGAGGGTTCATACGATAAAATGGAGGCTCTATTGAACCAGAACATCCACCCTGTCGATATTTTGTTATTGATGGCTGCTTCAGAGGGTGATAAACCGAAGATCGAAGAGTTGATGCGAGCTGGAGCTAATTGCACCATCAAGGATGCACAGGGTCGGACTGCGTTGGATAGAGCAGCCAGCAATGAAATCAAGGAATTTATTCTTGGATTCTCTGTGCAAAAAGCTTGA
- the LOC142518807 gene encoding uncharacterized protein LOC142518807 isoform X1, with protein sequence MADSGTEESSWTFYIQGFMCDDAQNSSSSSDDETPSLVSDASSSAVKKSTDIHSTDTKLRFPNGIRGNNHDNDNNMMGKNISIMCKQNSFKKQKTKVPASLMDYDLEDTASSPANSPKISHMNEFMNHQEKGKTDVSEAKRNVFGKGGALNDHHHVEKESNSTDLKKRTCDY encoded by the exons ATGGCGGATTCTGGTACTGAAGAGAGCAGCTGGACTTTCTACATACAAGGGTTCATGTGTGATGATGCTCAAAACAGCTCCTCGTCCTCAGATGATGAAACCCCTTCTCTCGTTTCCGATGCAAGTTCTTCCGCTGTCAAAAAGTCGACAGATATTCACAGCACGGACACAAAATTAAGGTTTCCTAATGGAATCAGAGGTAATAACCATGATAACGATAATAATATGATGGGGAAGAATATTAGTATCATGTGCAAGCAAAACAGTTTCAAGAAACAGAAAACTAAAGTTCCTGCATCTCTGATGGACTATGATCTAGAGGACACCGCAAGTTCTCCTGCAAACAGTCCCAAG ATTTCtcatatgaatgagttcatgaaTCATCAAGAGAAAGGAAAGACAGATGTTTCTGAG GCGAAAAGAAATGTATTTGGCAAGGGTGGAGCATTGAACGATCATCATCATGTTGAGAAGGAGAGTAACAGCACAGACTTGAAGAAGAGAACCTGTGATTattga
- the LOC142519340 gene encoding uncharacterized protein LOC142519340 isoform X3, which yields MATDIETVVQRLKSFLGQILTERGILERIVYKHKNQHRRCSYFQYVLKVRRDLNLLKSVNLEEILDASFLVINGNKPQQKVQLLESLKRRRCDGGKYNFLERLLGAARLLSQMVEPLLRAAMEISTLLAQSFFMKLSLTTLAVLARLRVLVQQVLVDVVLVYNYVSSLSQREHTIKLNQEGFELFREYYPRKMEATVTLDCIWQIDKYVLVERTYESESKSQEKDGEENVFIQPSNIKYDNIEAFLGVDESDPIDVELVSAEPIVGEESPVNHLETHVQNDSHSAGSSSFHLVSHKSETCGENLMEYDSLTASSTGPLVKPVKHRSPTKKSVAFVSVNPRRTPLTANQSKFQLRGTEKSGEDHC from the exons ATGGCTACAGATATTGAAACAGTTGTGCAGAGATTGAAGTCGTTTCTGGGTCAGATACTAACGGAAAGAGGCATTCTTGAGAGAATTGTCTATAAACACAAAAACCAACATCGAAGATGCTCTTACTTTCAATATGTGCTGAAG GTTCGACGAGATTTGAACCTTCTGAAATCAGTGAACTTGGAGGAGATATTGGACGCCTCTTTCTTGGTGATCAACGGGAATAAACCACAGCAAAAGGTGCAGCTTTTGGAAAG TTTGAAGAGGAGACGGTGTGACGGTGGCAAATACAATTTTTTGGAGAGGCTCTTGGGAGCTGCCCGCTTACTGTCACAG ATGGTTGAGCCCCTGTTGAGGGCAGCTAT GGAGATATCTACACTGCTTGCTCAATCATTTTTTATGAAGTTATCCCTGACTACATTGGCCGTGCTTGCGCGCCTTCGAGTATTAGTTCAACAA GTACTTGTTGATGTTGTTCTTGTCTATAATTATGTTTCTTCTCTTTCTCAAAGGGAACATACTATAAAATTAAACCAAGAGGGATTTGAG CTATTTCGAGAATATTATCCTAGGAAGATGGAAGCTACCGTGACTTTAGACTGCATTTGGCAAATAGATAAGTATGTGTTAGTCGAGAGGACATATGAAAGTGAATCAAAAAGTCAAGAGAAGGATGGCGAAGAAAATGTCTTCATACAGCCATCAAATATAAAATACGATAATATTGAGGCTTTCCTTGGAG TAGATGAATCTGATCCCATAGATGTGGAGCTTGTTTCAGCAGAACCGATTGTTGGTGAAGAAAGTCCAGTGAACCATCTTGAAACGCATGTTCAAAATGATTCACATAGTGCTGGATCATCGAGTTTTCATTTGGTTTCCCATAAATCTGAAACATGCGGTGAAAATTTGATGGAATACGATTCATTAACTGCTAGTAGCACGGGTCCTCTTGTTAAGCCTGTGAAACATAGAAGCCCAACAAAGAAGAGTGTTGCATTTGTATCTGTTAATCCAAGGAGAACACCATTAACTGCAAATCAATCGAAGTTTCAGCTGAGAGGAACCGAGAAGAGTGGAGAAGATCACTGCTGA
- the LOC142518464 gene encoding 2S seed storage albumin protein-like, with protein sequence MAKVIAFAALFAALLAVASATTYTTVVTTTMVDEENPRGRGDSCMQEYEQQQKMSHCQMWMQKMGGRFLDASFLRSAVSNPMRGQGEHLQQCCQQLEQISSPCRCEAMKMMWREQQREQGSRRGEMQEMREMVENLPQMCGMQMREHCRLNAA encoded by the coding sequence ATGGCTAAAGTCATCGCTTTCGCGGCTCTCTTCGCTGCTCTTCTTGCCGTGGCCAGCGCTACCACCTACACCACGGTGGTGACCACCACAATGGTTGACGAGGAGAACCCACGTGGTAGGGGCGACTCCTGCATGCAGGAATACGAACAACAACAGAAGATGAGCCACTGCCAGATGTGGATGCAGAAAATGGGAGGACGGTTCTTGGATGCCTCCTTCCTGAGGAGCGCTGTGAGCAATCCAATGCGGGGCCAAGGAGAGCACCTCCAGCAGTGCTGCCAGCAGCTGGAGCAGATCAGCTCTCCATGCAGGTGCGAAGCCATGAAAATGATGTGGAGGGAGCAACAACGGGAGCAGGGATCCAGAAGGGGTGAAATGCAAGAGATGAGGGAAATGGTGGAGAATCTTCCACAAATGTGCGGAATGCAAATGCGCGAGCATTGCCGCCTGAATGCTGCCTGA
- the LOC142519340 gene encoding uncharacterized protein LOC142519340 isoform X1, whose protein sequence is MATDIETVVQRLKSFLGQILTERGILERIVYKHKNQHRRCSYFQYVLKVRRDLNLLKSVNLEEILDASFLVINGNKPQQKVQLLESLKRRRCDGGKYNFLERLLGAARLLSQMVEPLLRAAMYPFILVFSLASILICSCDVHEINQNVLCQCFLLTILREISTLLAQSFFMKLSLTTLAVLARLRVLVQQVLVDVVLVYNYVSSLSQREHTIKLNQEGFELFREYYPRKMEATVTLDCIWQIDKYVLVERTYESESKSQEKDGEENVFIQPSNIKYDNIEAFLGVDESDPIDVELVSAEPIVGEESPVNHLETHVQNDSHSAGSSSFHLVSHKSETCGENLMEYDSLTASSTGPLVKPVKHRSPTKKSVAFVSVNPRRTPLTANQSKFQLRGTEKSGEDHC, encoded by the exons ATGGCTACAGATATTGAAACAGTTGTGCAGAGATTGAAGTCGTTTCTGGGTCAGATACTAACGGAAAGAGGCATTCTTGAGAGAATTGTCTATAAACACAAAAACCAACATCGAAGATGCTCTTACTTTCAATATGTGCTGAAG GTTCGACGAGATTTGAACCTTCTGAAATCAGTGAACTTGGAGGAGATATTGGACGCCTCTTTCTTGGTGATCAACGGGAATAAACCACAGCAAAAGGTGCAGCTTTTGGAAAG TTTGAAGAGGAGACGGTGTGACGGTGGCAAATACAATTTTTTGGAGAGGCTCTTGGGAGCTGCCCGCTTACTGTCACAG ATGGTTGAGCCCCTGTTGAGGGCAGCTATGTATCCTTTCATTTTGGTGTTTAGTTTAGCCTCTATCCTTATATGTAGTTGTGATGTGCATGAAATCAACCAAAATGTTCTTTGTCAATGTTTTCTCTTAACAATTCTAAGGGAGATATCTACACTGCTTGCTCAATCATTTTTTATGAAGTTATCCCTGACTACATTGGCCGTGCTTGCGCGCCTTCGAGTATTAGTTCAACAA GTACTTGTTGATGTTGTTCTTGTCTATAATTATGTTTCTTCTCTTTCTCAAAGGGAACATACTATAAAATTAAACCAAGAGGGATTTGAG CTATTTCGAGAATATTATCCTAGGAAGATGGAAGCTACCGTGACTTTAGACTGCATTTGGCAAATAGATAAGTATGTGTTAGTCGAGAGGACATATGAAAGTGAATCAAAAAGTCAAGAGAAGGATGGCGAAGAAAATGTCTTCATACAGCCATCAAATATAAAATACGATAATATTGAGGCTTTCCTTGGAG TAGATGAATCTGATCCCATAGATGTGGAGCTTGTTTCAGCAGAACCGATTGTTGGTGAAGAAAGTCCAGTGAACCATCTTGAAACGCATGTTCAAAATGATTCACATAGTGCTGGATCATCGAGTTTTCATTTGGTTTCCCATAAATCTGAAACATGCGGTGAAAATTTGATGGAATACGATTCATTAACTGCTAGTAGCACGGGTCCTCTTGTTAAGCCTGTGAAACATAGAAGCCCAACAAAGAAGAGTGTTGCATTTGTATCTGTTAATCCAAGGAGAACACCATTAACTGCAAATCAATCGAAGTTTCAGCTGAGAGGAACCGAGAAGAGTGGAGAAGATCACTGCTGA
- the LOC142518465 gene encoding uncharacterized protein LOC142518465 has product MDGGLGLKNLKMWNRALLAKTLWKIHSKQDSLWIRWVNHVYSCFGGVWNWHWHTEQSGLIKRIIEIRDELICKYGSKETAAAQLDSWFHNKGGVSRAYEFFAQKNGNWPWKPLLSKHYILPKHRFVLWLLAHRKLLTRDRLGYLQDSKCVLCLQEDESNLHLFFQCRITILVWDELEDGLE; this is encoded by the coding sequence ATGGATGGAGGGCTTGGGTTGAAAAACTTGAAAATGTGGAACCGTGCTTTGCTTGCAAAAACGTTATGGAAAATACATTCTAAACAAGACAGCCTTTGGATAAGATGGGTCAATCATGTGTACAGCTGCTTCGGGGGAGTATGGAATTGGCATTGGCACACAGAGCAATCTGGTTTGATTAAACGGATTATTGAGATTCGGGATGAGTTGATATGCAAGTATGGCTCCAAAGAGACGGCTGCTGCACAGCTGGATTCTTGGTTTCACAATAAGGGAGGAGTATCACGTGCTTATGAATTCTTCGCACAGAAAAATGGAAATTGGCCATGGAAACCACTTTTATCAAAACACTACATTCTCCCCAAACACCGATTTGTACTGTGGCTGTTGGCTCACAGAAAACTACTCACTAGAGACAGATTGGGGTATCTTCAAGATAGTAAATGTGTTCTTTGTTTGCAGGAAGACGAATCTAATCTTCATCTATTTTTTCAATGCCGTATTACAATTCTTGTTTGGGATGAATTAGAAGATGGCTTGGAATGA
- the LOC142519340 gene encoding uncharacterized protein LOC142519340 isoform X2 — translation MATDIETVVQRLKSFLGQILTERGILERIVYKHKNQHRRCSYFQYVLKVRRDLNLLKSVNLEEILDASFLVINGNKPQQKVQLLESLKRRRCDGGKYNFLERLLGAARLLSQMVEPLLRAAMYPFILVFSLASILICSCDVHEINQNVLCQCFLLTILREISTLLAQSFFMKLSLTTLAVLARLRVLVQQVLVDVVLVYNYVSSLSQREHTIKLNQEGFELFREYYPRKMEATVTLDCIWQIDKYVLVERTYESESKSQEKDGEENVFIQPSNIKYDNIEAFLGDESDPIDVELVSAEPIVGEESPVNHLETHVQNDSHSAGSSSFHLVSHKSETCGENLMEYDSLTASSTGPLVKPVKHRSPTKKSVAFVSVNPRRTPLTANQSKFQLRGTEKSGEDHC, via the exons ATGGCTACAGATATTGAAACAGTTGTGCAGAGATTGAAGTCGTTTCTGGGTCAGATACTAACGGAAAGAGGCATTCTTGAGAGAATTGTCTATAAACACAAAAACCAACATCGAAGATGCTCTTACTTTCAATATGTGCTGAAG GTTCGACGAGATTTGAACCTTCTGAAATCAGTGAACTTGGAGGAGATATTGGACGCCTCTTTCTTGGTGATCAACGGGAATAAACCACAGCAAAAGGTGCAGCTTTTGGAAAG TTTGAAGAGGAGACGGTGTGACGGTGGCAAATACAATTTTTTGGAGAGGCTCTTGGGAGCTGCCCGCTTACTGTCACAG ATGGTTGAGCCCCTGTTGAGGGCAGCTATGTATCCTTTCATTTTGGTGTTTAGTTTAGCCTCTATCCTTATATGTAGTTGTGATGTGCATGAAATCAACCAAAATGTTCTTTGTCAATGTTTTCTCTTAACAATTCTAAGGGAGATATCTACACTGCTTGCTCAATCATTTTTTATGAAGTTATCCCTGACTACATTGGCCGTGCTTGCGCGCCTTCGAGTATTAGTTCAACAA GTACTTGTTGATGTTGTTCTTGTCTATAATTATGTTTCTTCTCTTTCTCAAAGGGAACATACTATAAAATTAAACCAAGAGGGATTTGAG CTATTTCGAGAATATTATCCTAGGAAGATGGAAGCTACCGTGACTTTAGACTGCATTTGGCAAATAGATAAGTATGTGTTAGTCGAGAGGACATATGAAAGTGAATCAAAAAGTCAAGAGAAGGATGGCGAAGAAAATGTCTTCATACAGCCATCAAATATAAAATACGATAATATTGAGGCTTTCCTTGGAG ATGAATCTGATCCCATAGATGTGGAGCTTGTTTCAGCAGAACCGATTGTTGGTGAAGAAAGTCCAGTGAACCATCTTGAAACGCATGTTCAAAATGATTCACATAGTGCTGGATCATCGAGTTTTCATTTGGTTTCCCATAAATCTGAAACATGCGGTGAAAATTTGATGGAATACGATTCATTAACTGCTAGTAGCACGGGTCCTCTTGTTAAGCCTGTGAAACATAGAAGCCCAACAAAGAAGAGTGTTGCATTTGTATCTGTTAATCCAAGGAGAACACCATTAACTGCAAATCAATCGAAGTTTCAGCTGAGAGGAACCGAGAAGAGTGGAGAAGATCACTGCTGA
- the LOC142518807 gene encoding uncharacterized protein LOC142518807 isoform X2: MADSGTEESSWTFYIQGFMCDDAQNSSSSSDDETPSLVSDASSSAVKKSTDIHSTDTKLRFPNGIRGNNHDNDNNMMGKNISIMCKQNSFKKQKTKVPASLMDYDLEDTASSPANSPKAKRNVFGKGGALNDHHHVEKESNSTDLKKRTCDY, encoded by the exons ATGGCGGATTCTGGTACTGAAGAGAGCAGCTGGACTTTCTACATACAAGGGTTCATGTGTGATGATGCTCAAAACAGCTCCTCGTCCTCAGATGATGAAACCCCTTCTCTCGTTTCCGATGCAAGTTCTTCCGCTGTCAAAAAGTCGACAGATATTCACAGCACGGACACAAAATTAAGGTTTCCTAATGGAATCAGAGGTAATAACCATGATAACGATAATAATATGATGGGGAAGAATATTAGTATCATGTGCAAGCAAAACAGTTTCAAGAAACAGAAAACTAAAGTTCCTGCATCTCTGATGGACTATGATCTAGAGGACACCGCAAGTTCTCCTGCAAACAGTCCCAAG GCGAAAAGAAATGTATTTGGCAAGGGTGGAGCATTGAACGATCATCATCATGTTGAGAAGGAGAGTAACAGCACAGACTTGAAGAAGAGAACCTGTGATTattga